One Gloeocapsopsis sp. IPPAS B-1203 DNA window includes the following coding sequences:
- a CDS encoding nucleotidyltransferase domain-containing protein has translation MISEILPSLTDERMQAYIRTAQQQKQLLAEQMVQRYQRGWEVAREAAEILKRFGADRVVVFGSLLDQQRIHLRSDVDLAVGGLNSKYYFQAVARLQEIDSTFAVDLVEIDNSYLYIKNAIALRARYAIAQGIEL, from the coding sequence TTGATATCAGAAATATTGCCCAGCTTAACCGATGAGCGAATGCAAGCCTACATTCGTACTGCTCAACAGCAAAAACAGCTATTGGCTGAGCAAATGGTACAACGTTATCAACGTGGCTGGGAAGTGGCGCGGGAAGCGGCTGAGATTCTCAAGCGTTTTGGGGCTGATCGCGTAGTTGTGTTTGGATCGTTATTGGATCAGCAACGCATTCATCTACGATCTGATGTTGATTTGGCTGTTGGGGGATTAAACTCTAAATATTACTTTCAAGCTGTTGCTAGGTTACAGGAAATTGATTCTACTTTTGCTGTAGATTTGGTGGAGATTGACAATTCCTATTTGTATATCAAAAATGCGATTGCGCTCCGCGCACGCTACGCGATCGCACAAGGGATCGAGTTATGA
- a CDS encoding precorrin-8X methylmutase: MANEYLTIKELTESVGGNMTPRMVRHYHQMGLLPQPVRSHSNYRLYTQQDVQQLRRIVALKQQGFQLSHIRQLLETDASSEVNTLTTQLQQQYQSVMQQLARLRQTAAALEGLLGRDRACQNLQAEAIAQLRLLEVETQDGLGQLEQLWDSWDAATHNHPEAFAESLQRLLPDLSDRSEIEADLLSKLVLACGDVSLVNFVRLGNRAIAAARNALSSNCQVVGDVPAVVAALDQTRLKHLGCKVTTLIKDPHITSAADAEQVFWHQNQAKLHELEHGCVLVIGYAPSVLMAACNAVENGIQPALIIGMPIGFSHAPAAKRRLMRSRIPYITTEGTLGGGILAAVALNALAESLIEKPDCHCYLG, from the coding sequence ATGGCAAATGAGTATTTAACAATCAAAGAACTGACTGAAAGTGTGGGTGGTAATATGACACCGCGCATGGTACGGCATTATCATCAAATGGGGTTATTACCGCAACCCGTGCGATCGCACAGCAACTATCGTCTGTATACTCAGCAAGATGTTCAACAATTGCGACGAATTGTCGCCTTAAAACAACAAGGCTTTCAACTGTCGCATATTCGTCAATTACTCGAAACCGATGCGAGTAGCGAAGTTAATACGCTGACAACGCAACTGCAACAACAATATCAGTCAGTGATGCAACAACTAGCGCGGTTACGCCAAACCGCCGCCGCATTAGAGGGATTGCTAGGACGCGATCGCGCGTGTCAAAATTTACAAGCCGAAGCAATTGCCCAATTACGACTTTTAGAAGTCGAAACGCAAGATGGATTAGGACAATTAGAACAGTTGTGGGATAGTTGGGATGCTGCAACGCATAACCATCCTGAGGCGTTTGCCGAGTCGTTACAGCGGTTGTTACCCGATTTGTCGGATCGATCTGAAATCGAAGCCGATCTACTTTCTAAGCTCGTGTTAGCGTGTGGTGATGTGAGTTTAGTTAACTTTGTGCGGTTGGGAAATCGAGCGATCGCTGCTGCTAGAAATGCTTTATCATCAAATTGCCAAGTTGTTGGCGATGTTCCTGCTGTAGTTGCAGCCCTCGATCAAACTCGGCTAAAACATCTCGGTTGTAAAGTGACAACCCTCATTAAAGATCCGCACATTACCAGTGCGGCTGACGCTGAACAAGTTTTTTGGCATCAAAATCAAGCGAAATTGCACGAACTGGAACATGGTTGCGTGTTAGTGATAGGATATGCCCCATCAGTCTTAATGGCAGCGTGTAACGCGGTAGAAAACGGCATACAACCAGCTTTAATTATCGGAATGCCTATCGGTTTTAGTCATGCGCCCGCAGCTAAACGTCGATTGATGCGATCGCGTATACCATATATTACTACTGAAGGAACATTAGGCGGTGGAATACTTGCAGCAGTTGCACTCAATGCACTTGCCGAATCGTTAATTGAAAAGCCCGACTGTCATTGTTATTTGGGTTAG
- a CDS encoding glucose 1-dehydrogenase produces the protein MSKELFDLTGKVAIVTGAARGLGKAIARGLADAGASVVIADIDRVTAENTAKTIGNAFALSVDVTRRDQCLQLVEQTVTHYGKLDIMVCNAGIDIIKSAEDLEESEWDAIINVDLKGYFNCAQAAAKQMIKQGTGGSIIMNSSIASVVGIHGLVAYAAAKGGVNQLVKTMAIEWASKGIRVNGFAPGYFENIMQGAGDIHADLKKQEQIKTFTPMGRRGKPEELVGPVIFLASQASSYVTGTILMVDGGYSAM, from the coding sequence ATGAGTAAAGAACTGTTTGATTTAACAGGTAAGGTTGCAATTGTCACAGGTGCAGCGCGGGGATTGGGAAAAGCGATCGCACGAGGTTTAGCTGATGCTGGTGCTAGTGTAGTTATTGCCGATATTGATCGTGTCACAGCTGAAAATACCGCAAAAACAATTGGTAATGCATTCGCCTTGAGTGTTGATGTCACTAGGCGCGATCAGTGTTTGCAATTAGTAGAACAGACGGTAACGCACTACGGCAAGCTTGATATTATGGTTTGTAATGCGGGAATTGACATTATTAAATCAGCAGAAGATTTAGAAGAATCTGAATGGGATGCAATTATTAACGTTGACTTGAAAGGTTATTTTAATTGCGCTCAAGCGGCTGCAAAACAGATGATAAAACAAGGTACAGGTGGTTCAATTATTATGAATTCATCGATTGCAAGCGTTGTCGGAATTCATGGATTGGTTGCTTATGCAGCGGCTAAAGGTGGTGTGAATCAATTAGTCAAAACAATGGCGATTGAATGGGCAAGTAAAGGAATTCGCGTCAATGGTTTTGCACCAGGATACTTTGAAAATATCATGCAAGGCGCGGGTGATATTCACGCTGATCTTAAAAAGCAAGAACAAATTAAAACGTTTACACCAATGGGGCGTCGAGGAAAACCAGAAGAACTTGTAGGACCAGTTATTTTCTTAGCCTCGCAAGCTTCTTCTTACGTTACAGGGACGATTTTAATGGTTGATGGTGGATATAGTGCGATGTAA
- a CDS encoding Na+/H+ antiporter NhaC family protein, protein MIIARESNINSNLVAGAIIAGAYFGDRASPMSSSANLVATITQTKLYVNLKNMMITGWLPFLAASFVYLVLSISNPIAVTDNILLTEIPKVFNLDLFVLLPAFIILLLSLLQIEVKVTLFFSIITSLIIGIVLQKYSLVQLLNYAVYGFNLDISSPLTSILKGGGIIDMLKVSIVVIISTALAGMIAGTRVLEFVEVFLEKSKSRSRLFLGTIVIGTAAAAFGCTQTIAILLTQQLVQESYHQKLDNYQLALDLENTVVVISPLIPWNIAGLVPATVLMTDWKFIPYTFYLYFLPIFSLIHFQKNYSKKVFGF, encoded by the coding sequence ATGATTATTGCTAGAGAAAGTAATATCAATTCTAATTTAGTTGCAGGGGCAATTATTGCGGGTGCGTATTTTGGCGACCGCGCATCTCCGATGTCTTCGAGTGCTAATCTTGTCGCCACTATTACTCAAACTAAACTGTATGTAAATCTAAAAAATATGATGATAACTGGTTGGCTACCTTTTTTAGCTGCTAGTTTTGTTTATTTAGTTTTATCAATAAGTAATCCGATCGCAGTAACAGACAACATTTTACTTACTGAAATTCCCAAAGTTTTTAATCTTGATTTATTTGTTTTACTACCAGCTTTTATAATTTTACTGCTATCTTTATTACAAATTGAAGTCAAAGTAACTTTATTTTTTAGTATTATCACTAGCCTAATTATAGGAATAGTTTTACAAAAATATTCACTGGTTCAATTACTAAATTATGCTGTCTATGGATTTAATTTAGATATCTCATCTCCCCTTACATCTATATTAAAAGGAGGTGGAATTATTGATATGCTGAAAGTTTCAATTGTTGTGATTATCTCCACGGCTTTAGCAGGTATGATTGCTGGAACTAGAGTTTTAGAGTTTGTTGAAGTTTTTCTAGAAAAATCTAAAAGTAGAAGCCGCTTATTTTTAGGAACAATTGTTATAGGAACAGCAGCAGCGGCTTTTGGTTGCACTCAAACAATTGCAATTCTGCTAACTCAGCAACTTGTACAAGAAAGCTATCATCAGAAGCTAGATAATTATCAACTAGCACTTGATTTAGAAAACACGGTTGTTGTAATTTCTCCTTTAATTCCTTGGAATATTGCGGGACTTGTACCAGCAACCGTTTTAATGACTGACTGGAAATTTATTCCATATACATTTTATTTATACTTTCTGCCAATTTTTAGCTTGATTCATTTTCAGAAGAATTATTCTAAAAAAGTGTTTGGTTTTTAA
- a CDS encoding AraC family transcriptional regulator gives MKTITEAEYTEQWEASLHKHYLAYNVDGFDRVGRCQNQYSKDYFWEIQLRPGLMVEFIEDDYHRCLNKENHHDDSMTVLVSKFYLSGVHRVLTPGIKGVKEDYEEKAGYNYLFFLPDIKEIEISPANQRLQFLRIFLELDLFCAFSTDFDILPDELQLLKAGKSAPRFHQAVGKITAKMRDTLREILNCPYHGMMKRMYLESKTLELLVLQLNQWNDDRNSTLTRTLQREDIERLHYAREILSRNLDNPPSLMNLARQVGVNDYKLKMGFRQLFGTTVYGYLQACRMEHAKQLLNERSLSIAGVAHAVGYASQSRFCHAFKRQFGMTPSTYRRV, from the coding sequence ATGAAAACGATTACAGAAGCGGAATACACAGAACAGTGGGAAGCCAGCTTGCACAAGCACTATCTTGCTTACAATGTGGATGGTTTTGATAGAGTAGGAAGATGCCAGAATCAATATAGCAAAGATTACTTTTGGGAAATTCAGCTACGCCCTGGACTGATGGTGGAGTTTATCGAAGATGACTATCACCGATGTTTAAACAAGGAAAACCATCACGATGACTCGATGACAGTGTTGGTGTCGAAGTTTTACCTTTCAGGAGTGCATCGGGTACTCACTCCAGGTATCAAAGGCGTTAAAGAAGACTATGAAGAAAAGGCTGGATATAATTATCTATTTTTTCTACCGGATATCAAGGAAATAGAGATTTCACCAGCTAACCAACGATTGCAATTCTTAAGAATTTTTCTAGAACTTGACCTTTTTTGCGCTTTTAGCACCGATTTTGATATTTTGCCCGATGAACTACAGCTATTGAAAGCAGGTAAATCAGCACCACGTTTTCATCAAGCTGTGGGTAAAATAACCGCTAAAATGCGCGATACGCTTCGGGAAATTCTTAACTGTCCCTATCACGGGATGATGAAAAGAATGTATCTTGAAAGCAAAACTTTAGAATTACTCGTTTTACAACTCAATCAATGGAATGACGATCGCAACTCTACTTTAACTCGCACCTTGCAGCGTGAGGACATTGAGCGACTCCATTATGCTAGAGAAATTTTAAGCCGTAATTTGGACAATCCACCATCATTGATGAACTTAGCCCGCCAAGTGGGAGTAAACGATTACAAATTAAAGATGGGTTTTCGGCAACTTTTTGGCACAACAGTATATGGTTACTTACAAGCTTGTCGAATGGAACACGCAAAGCAACTTTTGAATGAACGCAGTTTAAGTATTGCAGGAGTAGCTCACGCCGTTGGTTACGCCAGCCAGAGTCGCTTTTGTCATGCCTTCAAGCGGCAATTTGGGATGACTCCTAGTACATATCGTAGAGTCTAG
- a CDS encoding TonB-dependent siderophore receptor — MQQSVSISIAALVTVLVSQTVQAKEVVLEQSANKLIRLEEINRPATTVKEWLAQSSESPIQVTEVRLNATETGLEVVLETTGQLVSPGTSVVGNALLIDIPNAVLVSPDGQLQTANPGEGIAFTSVINLQNRVRVTITGVNAPPTASIQAEETAIVLSVTPGVAETEAVEDDTIQITVTETQDEGYNPSAATTGTRIEAPLRDVPLTLQAIPRQVIEDRQIVRLTELADNVPGVEPFSGYGGLASNDYYIRGFNAGESFRNGFRDFTFISPRDPANIEQVEFLRGPASVLYGGGFNLTGAVNTITKRPLADPRSEVNGTVGSYGFYRSAVDLTGPLVDDGSLLYRLNIAYTNADSFRDFNENQSIFVAPVLTWNIGPRTTLTTEFEYQNYDYVFDRGFPSGEVFLQLPRDRFLFEPDVNRAEFNSYYFGYNLEHELSDRWKVRQGFAGLIINGETEAAVLGNYSPPFVDDDGRTLQRDAQRSDEQQENFSVQTEIIGEFSTGSINHNLLFGVEYARYRFAYDFFDATLGPIDIFNPVYGARPSAYVPGFFEEYGTRNIGIYLQDLVYLTRNLIVLAGGRLDFNDSFYRDTLNDTTNSERSETSFSPRLGIVYQPSDRTALYFNWANAFTPTLFGGTTRTGELFEPERGQQFEIGFKQDLSDRLSANLALYYLTRQNVSTPDPEDPDFSIQTGEQTSRGIELDVRGEILPGWNAIATYALTDAFVSEDNDIPEGDRLAGIPKNTASLWSTYEIQSGDFQGLGFGLGLVYVDEREARLPNTNVTLPSYFRTDASFFYRRDNWRAAVNFKNLFSVKYYNTQGSFITPQAPFTVLANISVEF, encoded by the coding sequence ATGCAACAGTCAGTATCAATATCAATTGCAGCGCTCGTGACTGTACTGGTGTCTCAAACGGTACAAGCGAAGGAGGTAGTATTAGAACAATCTGCAAATAAGCTAATACGTTTGGAAGAGATCAATCGTCCCGCAACTACCGTTAAGGAATGGCTAGCGCAATCTTCAGAATCACCCATTCAAGTCACTGAAGTCCGACTCAATGCTACCGAAACTGGGTTAGAGGTAGTTTTAGAAACCACAGGACAACTCGTGTCACCTGGAACTTCGGTTGTTGGTAATGCGCTACTTATAGATATTCCTAATGCAGTGCTGGTATCGCCTGATGGTCAACTCCAGACAGCGAATCCAGGAGAAGGAATTGCTTTCACATCTGTTATCAACTTACAAAATCGCGTTCGAGTTACCATAACTGGGGTAAATGCACCACCAACAGCCAGCATTCAAGCAGAAGAAACAGCCATTGTCCTCAGCGTAACACCAGGAGTCGCAGAAACTGAAGCGGTTGAAGACGATACGATTCAAATTACCGTCACAGAAACGCAAGACGAAGGATATAATCCCTCAGCCGCAACCACCGGAACCCGAATTGAAGCACCTTTACGTGATGTACCTCTCACTCTGCAAGCAATTCCGCGCCAGGTTATTGAAGATCGTCAAATCGTCCGTTTAACTGAACTTGCTGATAATGTTCCTGGGGTAGAACCTTTTTCGGGGTATGGCGGGCTTGCTTCTAATGATTACTACATCCGAGGATTTAATGCTGGGGAAAGCTTTCGCAATGGATTTCGAGATTTTACGTTTATCAGCCCGCGCGATCCTGCCAATATTGAGCAAGTAGAATTCTTAAGAGGTCCTGCTTCTGTGCTTTATGGGGGTGGATTCAACCTCACTGGCGCTGTCAATACGATTACAAAACGTCCTTTAGCAGATCCCCGCTCCGAAGTCAATGGTACAGTTGGTAGTTACGGATTTTATCGGTCGGCTGTTGACTTGACAGGACCACTTGTCGATGATGGCTCGTTGTTATACCGACTCAATATTGCTTATACTAATGCGGATAGTTTTCGTGACTTTAACGAGAATCAAAGCATCTTTGTTGCGCCTGTACTGACGTGGAACATTGGACCACGAACAACGCTGACGACTGAGTTTGAATATCAAAATTACGACTACGTGTTTGATCGCGGCTTTCCATCAGGGGAAGTGTTTTTACAGTTACCACGCGATCGCTTTCTGTTTGAACCTGATGTCAATCGAGCCGAGTTTAATTCCTACTACTTTGGCTACAACCTCGAACATGAATTAAGCGATCGCTGGAAAGTTCGCCAAGGATTTGCTGGGCTGATTATTAACGGAGAAACCGAAGCTGCTGTTCTTGGTAATTACTCTCCACCGTTTGTCGATGATGATGGTCGGACGTTACAACGCGATGCCCAAAGAAGCGATGAACAGCAAGAAAACTTTTCAGTACAAACAGAAATCATTGGTGAGTTCAGTACAGGTTCTATCAATCACAATCTCCTGTTTGGAGTCGAATATGCCCGCTATCGCTTTGCCTACGATTTCTTTGATGCCACACTAGGACCTATTGATATTTTTAATCCAGTTTATGGTGCTAGACCTAGTGCCTATGTTCCTGGATTTTTTGAAGAATATGGCACGCGAAACATCGGTATCTATCTACAAGATTTAGTGTATCTCACCCGCAACTTGATTGTTCTCGCGGGAGGAAGGCTTGATTTCAACGACTCGTTTTACCGCGACACACTCAACGACACAACTAACAGCGAACGATCAGAGACATCCTTCTCACCGCGATTGGGAATTGTTTATCAACCCAGCGATCGCACAGCACTGTATTTTAATTGGGCAAATGCCTTTACACCAACTCTTTTCGGTGGCACAACACGTACTGGAGAACTTTTTGAACCTGAACGCGGACAACAATTCGAGATTGGATTCAAACAAGATTTGAGCGATCGCCTTTCGGCTAACTTAGCGCTCTATTATCTTACCCGTCAAAACGTTTCCACTCCTGACCCAGAAGATCCCGATTTTAGTATTCAAACGGGAGAACAAACCAGCCGAGGAATTGAATTAGATGTTAGAGGAGAAATTTTGCCTGGTTGGAATGCGATCGCAACTTATGCGCTTACTGATGCGTTTGTTAGCGAAGATAATGATATTCCAGAGGGCGATCGCCTGGCGGGAATTCCCAAAAACACTGCCAGTTTATGGAGCACTTATGAGATTCAATCGGGTGATTTTCAAGGCTTGGGGTTTGGTCTAGGTTTAGTCTACGTCGATGAACGCGAAGCACGACTACCAAATACCAATGTTACGTTACCCTCGTATTTCCGCACCGATGCCAGCTTTTTCTACCGCCGTGACAATTGGCGTGCTGCTGTAAATTTCAAAAATCTTTTTAGTGTGAAATATTACAACACGCAAGGCTCTTTTATTACGCCTCAAGCTCCCTTTACCGTACTAGCAAATATTTCTGTAGAGTTTTGA